A genomic segment from Gossypium hirsutum isolate 1008001.06 chromosome D04, Gossypium_hirsutum_v2.1, whole genome shotgun sequence encodes:
- the LOC121216145 gene encoding agamous-like MADS-box protein AGL61 has translation MASLNQTRSSNTTTKATRGRQKIQIKKLENESSRQVTFSKRRNGLFKKASELCILCGCNIGIIVFSPKGKPFCFGHPDIDMILERYLSKNPNHADGFMMSGDDIAPCLEEFNEESRETLEKLEEEKREARRSKRKRKREK, from the coding sequence ATGGCATCTCTAAATCAAACCAGAAGCAGCAACACCACCACTAAGGCAACGAGGGGTCGCCAAAAGATTCAGATAAAGAAACTCGAAAACGAAAGCAGCCGCCAAGTGACTTTCTCCAAGCGCCGCAATGGTTTGTTCAAGAAAGCGAGCGAGCTTTGCATTTTATGCGGTTGCAACATCGGCATCATCGTGTTCTCTCCCAAAGGAAAGCCGTTTTGCTTTGGTCACCCCGATATCGACATGATATTGGAGCGTTACCTTAGCAAAAACCCTAACCATGCTGATGGTTTTATGATGTCTGGTGACGACATTGCTCCATGTCTCGAAGAGTTCAACGAGGAGAGCCGAGAGACATTGGAGAAACTTGAGGAAGAAAAAAGAGAAGCAAGGAGATCCAAAAGGAAaaggaagagagaaaaatga